One Natronomonas moolapensis 8.8.11 genomic region harbors:
- a CDS encoding DUF7559 family protein produces the protein MPKTLEVVCTRDGCDLDMMELHYRYSMPDGTGVEAFSCPYCGESGGLEALEV, from the coding sequence ATGCCGAAAACCCTGGAGGTCGTCTGCACCCGAGACGGCTGCGATCTCGACATGATGGAGTTGCACTACCGGTACTCGATGCCGGACGGAACGGGCGTCGAAGCCTTCAGCTGTCCGTACTGCGGCGAGAGTGGCGGACTGGAGGCCCTGGAGGTATGA
- a CDS encoding Hsp20/alpha crystallin family protein: MIRKVGASLGRVIIDGIGRATSRLQERTSLPADLLESDEAYLAVFDAPGAIGDDVSVHFEDDTLSVRIDRFREFHDGYEMRFPGRGLALDGEVALPDGASIDAGRAEAALTRAGTLEVVLPKVEVEAETDADHGGETAIDTDDRSDGHDGSGDGSTPGGPASE; the protein is encoded by the coding sequence ATGATCCGGAAGGTGGGGGCGTCGCTCGGGCGGGTCATTATCGACGGGATCGGCCGGGCGACGAGCCGACTCCAAGAGCGGACGTCGCTCCCGGCCGATCTCCTTGAGAGCGATGAGGCGTATCTCGCCGTCTTCGACGCGCCGGGCGCGATCGGCGACGACGTATCAGTCCATTTCGAAGACGACACGCTCTCGGTTCGAATCGACCGATTCCGGGAGTTCCACGACGGCTACGAGATGCGATTCCCCGGACGCGGGCTCGCCCTCGACGGCGAGGTCGCGCTCCCCGACGGGGCGTCGATCGATGCCGGCCGGGCCGAGGCGGCGCTCACCCGCGCCGGGACGCTCGAGGTCGTACTCCCGAAGGTGGAGGTGGAGGCGGAGACGGACGCCGACCACGGCGGCGAGACGGCGATCGACACCGACGACAGAAGTGACGGTCACGACGGAAGCGGCGACGGGTCGACGCCGGGCGGACCGGCCTCCGAGTGA
- the cobS gene encoding adenosylcobinamide-GDP ribazoletransferase encodes MALRSIAGGLRGGVAFLTRVPVGSNEADWDRFRSFPAAFSLVGYPIGAVAALPFLSGLSAPTVAFGYLLALVAVVGIPHFDGVADLGDAVAAHGAGDARAALKDTATGVGAIVAIAVVVGGLVLGALGLAGAPPRTAVGIVVAAEVGAKLGMASVACLASAAHEGLGSAFTERAEPVLLLGPALAALPAALLVGPVRAGIAAVAAGPLVAVGLIRWADGTLGGVNGDVFGATNELARVLGLHLGVIAWTLS; translated from the coding sequence ATGGCTCTGAGATCTATCGCGGGCGGGCTCCGTGGCGGCGTCGCGTTCCTCACCCGCGTTCCGGTCGGGAGCAACGAGGCCGACTGGGACCGGTTTCGGTCGTTCCCCGCCGCGTTCTCGCTTGTGGGGTACCCGATCGGTGCGGTCGCGGCGCTGCCGTTCCTGTCGGGGCTGTCGGCCCCCACGGTCGCCTTCGGGTACCTCCTCGCGCTCGTCGCCGTCGTCGGGATCCCCCACTTCGACGGGGTCGCCGACCTCGGCGACGCGGTGGCGGCACACGGGGCGGGCGACGCCCGGGCGGCGCTGAAAGACACCGCGACCGGCGTCGGCGCGATCGTCGCAATCGCGGTCGTCGTGGGGGGGTTGGTCCTCGGGGCGCTCGGGCTCGCCGGCGCGCCGCCGCGGACGGCCGTCGGGATCGTCGTCGCCGCCGAAGTGGGCGCGAAGCTCGGGATGGCGAGCGTGGCCTGCCTCGCGAGCGCGGCCCACGAAGGGCTCGGGTCGGCGTTCACCGAGCGCGCCGAACCGGTGTTGCTCCTCGGCCCGGCCCTCGCGGCGCTCCCGGCGGCGCTGCTCGTCGGCCCCGTCCGGGCCGGGATCGCCGCCGTCGCCGCCGGGCCACTCGTCGCGGTCGGCCTGATCCGGTGGGCCGACGGGACGCTCGGCGGCGTCAACGGCGACGTCTTCGGCGCGACGAACGAACTCGCCCGCGTCCTCGGGCTGCATCTGGGGGTGATCGCGTGGACGCTCTCGTGA
- the cbiB gene encoding adenosylcobinamide-phosphate synthase CbiB gives MTALDPGLALVVSVAVAGGLETAVGEPPAAAHPVALLGQAVEPLAGTDFGVPRLAGTVYALAVPTSCALVAAAAVALAARLPVPFADALLAGLVLWVASSVRLLVESGRRVVESSDTDLEDARGALLALVGRDASELSAGLVRSAAVESLAENFSDGFLAPLSAFVAFSFVSLPAAAAAAAFLKGANTMDSMFGYPGPFGWASARLDDALMFVPARASTPFLAVGAGDPEAPLRARRYAREPASPNAGWPMGTLAAALNVRLEKPGTYTLNGVAGHPTVTESHGAVGAVCRGAVLAYGVAVTVGVLRWL, from the coding sequence GTGACCGCACTCGACCCGGGGCTCGCGCTCGTCGTCTCGGTCGCCGTCGCGGGGGGGCTCGAGACCGCCGTCGGGGAGCCGCCGGCCGCGGCCCACCCGGTCGCGCTCCTGGGGCAGGCGGTCGAACCACTGGCGGGCACCGACTTCGGCGTCCCGCGGCTCGCCGGCACGGTCTACGCGTTGGCGGTGCCGACCAGCTGCGCGCTTGTAGCCGCCGCCGCCGTGGCGCTCGCCGCGAGGCTCCCGGTTCCGTTCGCGGACGCGCTTCTTGCGGGGCTCGTCCTCTGGGTCGCATCGAGCGTCCGTCTGCTCGTCGAGAGCGGCCGCCGGGTCGTCGAGTCGAGCGACACCGACCTCGAGGACGCCCGGGGGGCGCTGCTCGCGCTCGTCGGCCGGGACGCCTCGGAGCTGTCGGCCGGCCTCGTCAGGAGCGCGGCCGTCGAGAGCCTCGCGGAGAACTTCTCCGACGGCTTTCTCGCGCCGCTGTCGGCGTTCGTCGCGTTCTCGTTCGTCTCCCTTCCCGCGGCGGCCGCCGCCGCGGCGTTCCTCAAGGGCGCGAACACGATGGATTCGATGTTCGGCTACCCCGGCCCGTTCGGCTGGGCGAGCGCCAGGCTCGACGACGCTCTCATGTTCGTTCCGGCACGGGCGTCGACGCCGTTCCTGGCGGTGGGCGCCGGCGACCCCGAAGCCCCCCTCCGGGCGCGCCGGTACGCCCGTGAGCCGGCCTCCCCGAACGCCGGGTGGCCGATGGGGACCCTCGCCGCGGCGTTGAACGTCCGCCTCGAAAAGCCCGGTACCTACACGCTCAACGGGGTCGCCGGCCACCCGACGGTCACCGAGAGCCACGGCGCCGTCGGCGCAGTGTGTCGCGGGGCGGTCCTCGCCTATGGGGTAGCCGTCACCGTGGGGGTGCTCCGATGGCTCTGA
- a CDS encoding radical SAM protein translates to MKDPADIDVTIVDGYVDEPAHFGVPPYISTYPRFAAGAAVDAGVPADAITYYTIDELRDDRSRWRDVVDADLFVYVGGMTVPGKYVGGTPAEPGEVKELAWAAEGTSVMGGPVRFGVGEANEGATETERSDLDYDFLAMADIEAAVYDLVHGGLEGFEDRYRDNAELDRWAEKGAFVVEQHPDHPDYLICEMETSRGCPYRCSFCTEPMYGDPSFRTPESVVSEVSRLADRGARHFRLGRQADILAYGGDGEAPNPDALEALYGGIRAAVPDLGTLHLDNMNPVTITEYPELSREGIRIIAEHNTPGDTAAFGLESADPLVQEENNLLVTAEECLEAVRIVNEEGGWRPGEAADGERAYGPSVDPTADRLPKLLPGINLVHGLAGERRETFEHNKRFLRDVYEAGLMLRRINIRQVMAFEGTEMAETGAEIANDHKQLFKTYKREVREEIDNPMLQRVAPPGTVLPNVYLEYHQDGKTFGRQLGTYALLVGLPGERELGRTIDVAVTDHGFRSVSGVPYPLDVNAASMDELRTLPGVGKQRAGNIVVGRPYERASEAAGDLDLSRFCTAGRPGSAR, encoded by the coding sequence ATGAAGGACCCGGCGGATATCGACGTCACCATCGTCGACGGCTACGTCGACGAGCCGGCGCACTTCGGCGTGCCGCCGTACATTTCGACGTACCCCCGCTTCGCGGCCGGGGCCGCCGTCGACGCCGGCGTCCCCGCCGACGCGATCACGTACTACACGATCGATGAACTGCGCGATGACCGTTCGCGGTGGCGCGACGTCGTCGACGCCGACCTGTTCGTCTACGTCGGCGGGATGACCGTCCCCGGCAAGTACGTCGGCGGCACGCCCGCCGAACCCGGCGAGGTCAAGGAACTCGCGTGGGCCGCCGAGGGGACGAGCGTGATGGGCGGGCCGGTCAGATTCGGCGTCGGCGAGGCCAACGAGGGGGCCACGGAGACCGAGCGGAGCGACCTCGATTACGACTTCCTCGCGATGGCCGACATCGAAGCCGCCGTCTACGACCTCGTCCACGGCGGCCTGGAGGGGTTCGAGGACCGCTACCGCGACAACGCCGAGCTGGACCGGTGGGCGGAAAAAGGGGCGTTCGTCGTCGAACAACACCCCGACCACCCCGACTACCTCATCTGCGAGATGGAGACCTCCCGGGGGTGTCCCTACCGGTGTTCGTTTTGCACGGAACCGATGTACGGCGATCCGAGCTTCCGGACGCCCGAGTCGGTCGTCAGCGAGGTCTCCCGGCTTGCAGACCGCGGGGCGCGACACTTCCGGTTGGGGCGGCAGGCCGACATCCTCGCCTACGGCGGCGACGGCGAGGCACCGAACCCCGACGCCCTCGAGGCGCTCTACGGCGGCATCCGGGCGGCGGTTCCGGACCTCGGAACGCTACACCTCGACAACATGAATCCCGTGACGATCACGGAGTACCCCGAGTTGTCCCGAGAGGGCATCCGGATCATCGCCGAGCACAACACCCCCGGCGACACGGCCGCCTTCGGCCTCGAGTCGGCCGACCCGCTCGTCCAGGAGGAGAACAACCTGCTCGTGACCGCCGAGGAGTGTCTCGAGGCGGTTCGGATCGTCAACGAGGAGGGCGGGTGGCGCCCCGGCGAGGCGGCCGACGGCGAGCGCGCGTACGGCCCGTCCGTCGACCCGACCGCCGACCGCCTCCCGAAGCTGTTGCCGGGGATCAACCTCGTCCACGGTCTCGCCGGCGAGCGCCGCGAGACGTTCGAGCACAACAAACGGTTCCTCCGGGACGTCTACGAGGCGGGGCTGATGCTCCGCCGGATCAACATCCGGCAGGTGATGGCCTTCGAGGGCACCGAGATGGCGGAGACGGGCGCGGAGATCGCCAACGACCACAAGCAGCTGTTCAAGACGTACAAACGGGAGGTCCGCGAGGAGATCGACAACCCGATGCTTCAGCGCGTCGCGCCGCCGGGGACCGTCCTCCCGAACGTCTACCTCGAGTACCACCAGGACGGCAAGACGTTCGGCCGCCAGCTCGGCACCTACGCCCTCCTGGTCGGGCTACCCGGCGAGCGCGAACTCGGCCGGACGATCGACGTCGCGGTCACGGACCACGGCTTCCGGTCGGTCTCCGGTGTCCCCTACCCCCTCGACGTCAACGCGGCGTCGATGGACGAACTCCGAACCCTGCCGGGTGTCGGCAAGCAGCGCGCCGGCAACATCGTCGTCGGCCGCCCCTACGAGCGCGCGAGCGAGGCGGCCGGCGACCTCGACCTCTCGCGGTTTTGCACCGCCGGCCGCCCCGGTAGCGCCCGGTAG
- the cofG gene encoding 7,8-didemethyl-8-hydroxy-5-deazariboflavin synthase subunit CofG has translation MFGASEYGVDIEISTEAVDRLVAVTPGDVDPAPELSFARNVFIPLTTACRYTCTYCTYYDSPGNASLLSPAEVREICERGADAGCTEALFTFGDDPDDRYTEIHEQLSAWGHDSIHSYLREVCGIALECGLLPHSNPGDQTREQMARVADVNASMGVMLETTAEVAAHGGPRSKAPGQRLATIATAGELGVPFTTGVLVGIGETLRDRAESLLAIRELHERYGHVQEVIVQPVVENERWGGGSPDLATMRRVTAMARAALPENVSVQSPPNLAPVEQLLDCGVDDFGGVSPVTGDHINPEYAWPALSELEEIAERAGVPLAERLPVHERYVSGAWLPERIEAAIEADNRAGRRYRALL, from the coding sequence GTGTTCGGAGCGAGCGAGTACGGGGTCGACATCGAAATCTCGACGGAAGCCGTCGATCGGCTGGTAGCCGTCACGCCGGGCGACGTCGATCCGGCCCCCGAACTCTCCTTCGCACGGAACGTGTTCATCCCGCTGACGACCGCCTGCCGGTACACCTGCACCTACTGTACGTACTACGATTCGCCGGGGAACGCCTCGTTGTTGTCGCCGGCCGAGGTGCGGGAGATCTGCGAGCGCGGGGCCGACGCCGGCTGTACGGAGGCACTTTTTACGTTCGGTGACGACCCCGACGACCGTTACACCGAGATCCACGAGCAGCTCTCGGCGTGGGGCCACGACTCGATCCACTCGTATCTCCGGGAGGTCTGCGGGATCGCCCTGGAGTGTGGGCTCCTCCCGCACTCGAACCCCGGCGACCAGACGCGCGAGCAAATGGCCCGCGTCGCCGACGTGAACGCCTCGATGGGCGTCATGCTCGAGACCACCGCCGAGGTGGCCGCCCACGGCGGCCCGAGATCGAAAGCGCCCGGCCAGCGGCTGGCGACCATCGCGACCGCCGGGGAGTTGGGCGTCCCCTTCACGACGGGCGTGCTCGTCGGGATTGGCGAGACGCTCCGGGACCGCGCCGAGAGCCTGCTCGCGATCCGGGAACTCCACGAGCGGTACGGCCACGTTCAGGAGGTCATCGTCCAGCCCGTCGTCGAGAACGAGCGCTGGGGCGGGGGCTCGCCCGACCTGGCGACGATGCGGCGGGTGACCGCGATGGCCCGGGCGGCCCTCCCCGAGAACGTCAGCGTCCAGTCGCCGCCGAACCTCGCGCCCGTCGAGCAACTGCTCGACTGCGGCGTCGACGACTTCGGCGGCGTCTCGCCGGTGACGGGCGATCACATAAACCCCGAGTACGCGTGGCCGGCGCTTTCAGAACTGGAGGAGATCGCCGAGCGAGCCGGAGTCCCCCTCGCCGAACGGCTGCCGGTGCACGAGCGGTATGTCTCCGGGGCGTGGCTCCCCGAGCGGATCGAGGCCGCGATTGAGGCCGACAACAGGGCCGGGCGGCGGTACCGCGCTCTGTTGTGA
- a CDS encoding HAD family hydrolase — translation MAVSFDLFGTLVVAETPDDPAAAVAEALAERGVSVPPDFGDAYREVHVDAPVGAEVPLPAHVAAALASRGVDAPNNAARRAVVAAFDPTVSRREGARSAIDAAAERGPVGLCSNCSVPELVGRTLVRAELRGVFDAVVSSVGCGWRKPDPRAFEAVAGRLGADTESLVHVGDDPEADGGIEAAGGRFLDVEDIGLPGLASRLESLP, via the coding sequence GTGGCAGTCTCGTTCGATCTCTTCGGTACGCTCGTCGTCGCCGAGACGCCCGACGATCCCGCGGCCGCGGTCGCCGAGGCGCTCGCCGAGCGTGGCGTGTCTGTGCCGCCGGACTTCGGGGACGCCTACCGCGAAGTCCACGTCGACGCGCCGGTGGGCGCGGAGGTCCCGCTCCCGGCCCACGTCGCCGCGGCGCTGGCCTCACGGGGCGTCGACGCGCCGAACAACGCCGCCCGCCGGGCGGTCGTCGCCGCCTTCGACCCGACGGTCAGCCGCCGCGAGGGCGCGCGGTCGGCGATCGACGCCGCGGCCGAACGCGGCCCGGTCGGGCTCTGTTCGAACTGCAGCGTCCCGGAACTCGTCGGGCGGACACTCGTCAGAGCGGAGCTCCGAGGCGTCTTCGACGCCGTCGTCTCGAGCGTCGGGTGCGGGTGGCGAAAGCCCGACCCGCGGGCGTTCGAGGCGGTCGCCGGGCGGCTCGGCGCCGACACCGAATCGCTCGTCCACGTCGGGGACGACCCCGAGGCGGACGGCGGGATCGAGGCCGCCGGGGGGCGCTTTCTCGACGTGGAGGATATCGGCCTTCCCGGGCTCGCATCACGGCTGGAGTCGCTGCCGTGA
- a CDS encoding NTP transferase domain-containing protein: MCGGAGTRLDRGEKPLFEVGGVPMVERVLDALDESRIDTAYAVTSPETPETADRLRGRAPIVETDGEGYVADLTDAVGRVGRPVVTVAADLPLLTSEPIDRAIDDHDGGALTVCVPAVLKRRLGVSVDTTRTHGGRELAPTGLNVVGQRGGETMRASYDARLAVNVNRPGDAAVASAFADSIDGGASDGS, encoded by the coding sequence ATGTGCGGCGGGGCGGGGACCCGCCTCGACCGCGGCGAGAAGCCGCTGTTCGAGGTCGGCGGCGTACCGATGGTCGAGCGCGTCCTCGACGCCCTCGATGAGAGCCGGATCGACACCGCATACGCTGTCACGTCCCCGGAGACACCCGAGACGGCCGACCGGTTGCGTGGCCGGGCACCGATCGTCGAGACCGACGGCGAGGGGTACGTCGCCGACCTGACGGACGCGGTAGGACGCGTCGGCCGCCCCGTGGTGACCGTCGCCGCCGACCTCCCGCTCTTGACCTCGGAGCCGATCGACCGGGCGATCGACGACCACGACGGCGGCGCGTTGACGGTCTGTGTGCCGGCAGTGCTCAAGCGTCGCCTCGGCGTCAGCGTCGACACGACCCGGACCCACGGCGGCCGCGAGCTCGCGCCGACCGGGCTGAACGTCGTCGGCCAGCGCGGGGGGGAGACGATGCGCGCGAGCTACGACGCCCGCCTCGCGGTCAACGTCAACCGGCCCGGCGACGCGGCCGTTGCGTCGGCGTTCGCCGATTCCATCGACGGGGGTGCATCGGATGGATCCTGA
- a CDS encoding DUF429 domain-containing protein — translation MNIRGVDFSGGRRPGEDIWITSGRLEADRLCIERCQSAAERFDETGRGPILRALRRTLGRSDGVTGLDVSFGLPAELLPDRIEGWHGATRWFATAFADADASAMRERLKSAARSLPGERIELKRRTDRTVGASSPYSFITYYQTLYGIREVLAPLVEAGSVSVPPMDAPGERNAIEVYPAGTLRRLGTVDTEYKNGADGAAAKRREILDRLSAPDAGESAVELPEPVRETATDEPGGDALDSVVAAVSAARAARSGFGTDRPYDDREGFIYV, via the coding sequence ATGAACATCCGTGGCGTCGACTTCAGCGGTGGCCGGCGGCCGGGCGAGGACATCTGGATCACGAGCGGGCGGCTCGAGGCCGACCGTCTGTGTATCGAGCGCTGCCAGTCTGCGGCCGAGCGGTTCGACGAGACCGGTCGGGGGCCGATACTCCGTGCGCTGCGCCGGACGCTCGGGCGTTCCGACGGCGTGACCGGCCTCGACGTCTCCTTCGGGCTTCCCGCCGAGTTGCTCCCCGACCGGATTGAGGGGTGGCACGGGGCGACGCGCTGGTTCGCGACGGCCTTCGCCGACGCCGACGCGTCCGCGATGCGCGAACGGCTCAAATCGGCCGCCCGGTCGTTGCCGGGCGAGAGGATCGAACTGAAGCGGCGAACAGACCGGACCGTCGGCGCGAGTTCGCCCTACAGCTTCATCACGTACTACCAGACGCTGTACGGGATCCGAGAGGTGCTCGCACCGCTGGTCGAAGCCGGATCGGTGTCTGTCCCGCCGATGGACGCCCCCGGCGAGCGGAACGCGATCGAGGTCTATCCGGCGGGTACGCTTCGACGACTCGGGACAGTCGACACGGAATATAAAAACGGAGCCGACGGGGCGGCGGCCAAGCGGCGCGAGATCCTCGATCGGCTGTCGGCGCCCGACGCCGGGGAGAGCGCCGTCGAACTCCCCGAACCGGTCCGCGAAACCGCCACGGACGAGCCGGGGGGCGACGCCCTCGACAGCGTCGTCGCGGCCGTTTCGGCGGCGCGGGCAGCCCGGAGTGGATTCGGGACGGACCGCCCCTACGACGACCGGGAGGGGTTTATATATGTCTGA